One Serinus canaria isolate serCan28SL12 chromosome Z, serCan2020, whole genome shotgun sequence DNA window includes the following coding sequences:
- the CZH5orf34 gene encoding uncharacterized protein C5orf34 homolog isoform X2, with amino-acid sequence MEAERLMVLFGDDSVEEQLLRALDFRNAFSSRPYLPSRVIPPGRKKILLNDIFEIKWPDPATADLTRYLDNGSVKISSVDGYAHLYLSELQQEFTVEFLCKVSQSSAASLCSSEKNSNYQNGDQCGKPSKNSAAEVSSKQGRIETRNKCGCAEGRYREPAKPKDQRDGDGVPLFHTNCSSEYTWVTQRWTVSLCPEEWKYPLSLALKCCNLHTVENVIKTYETNSCTTVEGGVLADPETYETISCLPTALPLSCRAPHLHRWTFCDFFQNEDVDKYSFHQLIQVVWCQGVFYRFIHGRTNITEIYPGDDSFFKSEGEFLGKYFVRYAIQKGTKKVEEKMYSVISLPPDVPGHQYSISSIITQATKILQYCCKTRLSLSHNYYLCCWKVVSETDGREMLPVLLHEKVIPSTGRLVVYSDHKVHACFLDRMTLTMVWDFSSSSSEIQINEDVGWCKLTTPDGLQQLIQISNPGVYERYIRTAIEWCRSLSERKEIAEYPAPSVTEENWSADVELEKIQRFNFLLDNSNILKRSSATKSNLSGITARNKENGGETEELSEDHVLEALEKTSKVIQDIESLLAASGR; translated from the exons ATTCTTCTCAATGATATCTTTGAAATTAAATGGCCTGACCCTGCGACAGCTGATCTGACAAGATATTTAGACAATGGCAGTGTGAAGATCTCATCTGTAGATGGCTATGCTCACCTTTACTTGTCAGAATTGCAGCAAGAATTTACAGTGGAGTTTTTATGCAAAGTCAGCCAGTCATCTGCAGCATCCTTATGCTCCTCTGAAAAGAACAGCAACTATCAAAACGGAGATCAGTGTGGAAAACCAAGTAAAAATTCTGCTGCAGAAGTCTCATCAAAACAAGGAAGAATAGAGACTAGGAATAAATGTGGCTGTGCTGAAGGTAGATACAGGGAACCAGCCAAACCAAAGGACCAAAGAGATGGAGATGGAGTGCCTTTGTTCCACACAAATTGTTCTTCTGAATACACATGGGTTACACAGCGCTGGACTGTTTCCTTGTGCCCAGAAGAATGGAAATACCCTTTGTCCTTGGCACTAAAATGCTGTAACTTACATACAGTGGAAAATGTAATAAAGACATATGAGACAAACAGCTGTACAACTGTTGAAGGTGGTGTTTTAGCAGACCCTGAAACATACGAAACAATTTCTTGTTTACCTACAGCTTTGCcactcagctgcagagccccacaTCTACACAG GTGGACATTCTGTGACTTCTTTCAGAATGAAGATGTGGACAAGTATTCATTCCATCAGCTAATTCAAGTTGTGTGGTGCCAGGGTGTTTTCTACAG atTTATCCATGGTAGGACGAACATCACAGAAATTTATCCTGGTGATGACTCATTTTTCAAGTCAGAGGGAGAATTTTTGGGGAAATATTTTGTACGTTATGCAAtccaaaaaggaacaaaaaag GTAGAGGAAAAGATGTATTCAGTGATCAGCCTACCTCCAGACGTGCCAGGACATCAATATTCAATATCCTCCATTATTACTCAGGCAACCAA aaTTCTTCAGTATTGCTGCAAAACAAGATTGTCATTAAGTCATAATTAttatctctgctgctggaaagtg GTATCTGAGACTGATGGACGAGAAATGTTGCCGGTTTTGCTGCATGAAAAGGTtattcccagcacaggaagactGGTTGTGTACTCAGATCATAAAGTCCATGCTTGTTTTTTGGATAGGATGACCCTGACTATGGTTTGGGATTTCAGCTCTTCCTCTAGTGAGATCCAG atAAATGAAGATGTAGGGTGGTGTAAGTTAACTACTCCTGATGGGCTACAGCAGCTAATACAAATAAGTAATCCTGGAGTCTATGAAAG GTACATCAGAACAGCAATAGAATGGTGCAGAAGTTTGAGTGAAAGGAAAGAGATTGCTGAATACCCTGCACCCTCTGTAACTGAAGAAAATTG gTCTGCTGATGTTGAGcttgaaaaaatacagagatttaATT TTTTATTAGACAATAGCAACATTCTGAAAAGGTCATCTGCCACAAAATCCAATCTATCTGGTATCACTgccagaaacaaagaaaatgggGGTGAGACAGAAGAACTCAGTGAAGATCACGTCTTGGAGGCTTTGGAAAAAACTTCTAAAGTCATTCAGGATATTGAATCTCTGCTTGCCGCTTCTGGGAGGTGA